Proteins from a single region of Dyadobacter fanqingshengii:
- a CDS encoding glucuronyl esterase domain-containing protein — translation MQRSVKSPLRASARKWITGCLLSAGYIAAAQQQAANRPTMVAGFPVNYSEDSVGTYTLPDLLKTNDGQKVTSAEVWTKKRRPEIVKLFEESQFGKMPGRPADMHFNVFDKGTPAFNGKATRKQVTVYFTKDTSDHKMNLVIYVPAAATKPVPLLMNISFIAYNQLIDDPGLMIGNVWNKEGLRVKADKPTAFGKMNVEQFIDAGFGFATVYYGDIEPDFKDGIKHGIRSLYLKPGQTQTAPDEWGAIAAWGWGLSRAMDYFETDQSIDSKRIALQGASPLGKTVLWAGAHDPRYKVIIASISGEGGAALSRRHYGETIQHISDPSRYLYQFAPKYHDYAANVSSLPVDGHMLVALIAPRPLLLQTGSTDYWSDPKGEFLSAVAAAPVYKLFKEKGPETTVMPAAGDTSLLLNELGYFMHDGGHSVMPGDWTHIITYMKKYL, via the coding sequence ATGCAAAGATCTGTAAAATCGCCGCTTCGCGCTTCTGCCAGAAAGTGGATAACCGGTTGCTTACTTTCCGCCGGTTACATCGCAGCCGCACAACAGCAAGCTGCGAATCGCCCGACTATGGTCGCTGGTTTTCCCGTCAATTATTCCGAGGATTCGGTGGGCACCTACACCCTCCCCGATCTGCTGAAAACCAATGACGGTCAGAAAGTGACGAGTGCGGAGGTTTGGACAAAAAAGCGGCGCCCGGAAATCGTGAAGCTGTTTGAAGAATCTCAGTTTGGTAAAATGCCCGGTCGACCGGCTGATATGCATTTTAATGTTTTCGATAAAGGAACGCCTGCATTCAATGGCAAAGCGACACGCAAACAGGTTACGGTTTATTTTACCAAAGACACATCAGACCATAAAATGAACCTGGTCATTTACGTTCCTGCCGCCGCCACCAAGCCCGTCCCTTTGCTGATGAACATTTCATTTATCGCTTATAATCAGCTCATTGACGATCCTGGGCTGATGATAGGCAATGTTTGGAATAAGGAAGGCCTGCGCGTGAAAGCGGATAAGCCGACCGCGTTTGGAAAAATGAATGTCGAGCAATTTATCGACGCCGGTTTCGGTTTTGCCACCGTGTATTATGGTGATATTGAACCTGATTTCAAAGACGGCATTAAGCACGGAATCAGGAGCCTTTATTTAAAACCGGGACAAACACAAACCGCTCCCGACGAATGGGGCGCCATTGCGGCCTGGGGCTGGGGGTTAAGCCGTGCCATGGATTATTTCGAAACGGATCAATCCATTGATAGCAAGCGTATTGCATTGCAAGGCGCTTCGCCATTGGGAAAAACGGTGCTTTGGGCAGGCGCGCACGACCCTAGATACAAAGTCATTATCGCCAGCATTTCCGGCGAAGGCGGCGCGGCGCTGAGCAGGCGGCATTATGGCGAAACGATCCAGCACATTTCTGATCCGAGCCGTTATTTATATCAATTTGCACCCAAATACCACGATTACGCGGCCAATGTGAGCAGCTTACCTGTTGACGGACACATGCTTGTGGCACTCATAGCACCCAGACCATTGCTTTTGCAAACGGGCAGCACCGATTACTGGTCTGATCCGAAGGGTGAGTTTTTGTCTGCCGTGGCGGCTGCTCCGGTTTACAAGTTGTTCAAAGAAAAAGGCCCTGAAACGACGGTTATGCCAGCTGCCGGTGACACTTCATTACTCCTGAACGAACTCGGGTATTTCATGCACGACGGCGGGCATAGCGTAATGCCGGGCGACTGGACGCACATTATTACCTATATGAAGAAATATTTGTAA